A stretch of the Ascaphus truei isolate aAscTru1 chromosome 4, aAscTru1.hap1, whole genome shotgun sequence genome encodes the following:
- the B3GNT2 gene encoding LOW QUALITY PROTEIN: N-acetyllactosaminide beta-1,3-N-acetylglucosaminyltransferase 2 (The sequence of the model RefSeq protein was modified relative to this genomic sequence to represent the inferred CDS: inserted 2 bases in 2 codons), with the protein MNVGRRRLKLVGILMMVNFFIYVIVEVSKAXSQDKNAKGQLLIPRDKFWRKRTAXQCYWNREQQKLDRLYNPILNLLNNVTVEEMVASNASLLNSCDLDVNVPSEIKDFQNLPDRFKDFLYYLRCKNYSLVVDQPDKCKDKPFLLLAIKSLTPQFDRRQAIRESWGKELKVNNMTVVRVFLLGDTPTENNYPDLSDMIKYESSVHNDMLVWDYRDTFFNLTLKEVLFLKWVSHSCADVQFIFKGDDDVFVNTHQILDYLKTLAVDKAKDLFIGDVIKDAGPHRDKKLKYYIPESIYDGPYPPYAGGGGFLYSGSLALRLYNITSRVLLYPIDDVYTGMCLQKLGLAPEKHKGFKTFDIDEKRKKNICSYTNLILVHPRKPQEMIKIWSQLQDSHLNC; encoded by the exons ATGAATGTTGGAAGGAGAAGATTAAAATTGGTGGGGATACTGATGATGGTAAATTTCTTCATTTATGTAATCGTGGAAGTGTCAAAAG ACAGCCAGGACAAAAATGCAAAAGGTCAACTATTAATACCCCGTGACAAATTCTGGAGAAAACGCACTG GGCAATGCTATTGGAATAGAGAACAGCAGAAGTTGGATAGATTGTATAACCCAATTCTAAACTTGCTTAATAACGTGACTGTCGAGGAAATGGTAGCTTCCAATGCAAGCCTTTTGAATTCCTGTGACTTGGATGTAAATGTTCCGTCGGAGATCAAAGATTTTCAGAACTTGCCAGACAGGTTCAAAGATTTCCTTTATTATTTAAGATGTAAGAACTATTCTTTGGTGGTGGACCAACCAGACAAGTGCAAAGATAAGCCTTTCTTGCTGCTGGCTATCAAGTCCCTTACACCACAGTTTGATAGAAGACAAGCCATAAGGGAGTCCTGGGGGAAAGAGTTAAAAGTGAATAACATGACTGTTGTAAGAGTCTTTCTACTGGGAGACACTCCAACCGAGAATAACTACCCCGACCTTTCAGACATGATTAAATACGAGAGTAGTGTGCACAATGACATGCTTGTCTGGGACTATCGGGACACATTCTTCAATTTGACTCTTAAAGAAGTCCTCTTCCTCAAATGGGTAAGCCATTCCTGTGCAGATGTCCAGTTTATTTTTAAAGGAGATGACGATGTTTTTGTGAATACCCATCAGATCCTGGATTACTTGAAGACGTTAGCTGTGGACAAAGCCAAAGATTTATTCATCGGGGATGTGATTAAAGATGCTGGACCTCACAGAGATAAAAAGCTGAAGTACTACATTCCTGAAAGTATATATGATGGTCCTTATCCTCCGTACGCCGGGGGTGGTGGCTTCCTCTACTCTGGCAGTCTGGCGTTGCGATTGTACAATATAACTTCCAGGGTCCTTCTGTACCCTATTGATGATGTGTATACTGGGATGTGCCTTCAAAAACTTGGCCTTGCTCCAGAGAAGCACAAAGGGTTTAAAACATTTGATATAGACGAGAAACGCAAGAAAAACATTTGTTCCTACACAAACTTAATATTGGTCCATCCCAGGAAGCCTCAAGAAATGATTAAAATATGGTCCCAGTTGCAAGACTCCCACTTGAACTGTTAA